A portion of the Leucoraja erinacea ecotype New England chromosome 9, Leri_hhj_1, whole genome shotgun sequence genome contains these proteins:
- the LOC129699974 gene encoding galactocerebrosidase-like isoform X2, producing the protein MAALLFLCSTVCPRAGAAIYRLDDKPGLGPEFDGIGGLSGGGATSRLLVNYQEPYRSQILDYLFKPNFGASLHILKVEIGGDAQTTDGTEPSHMHYEDDENYFRGYEWWLMKEAKKRNPNIKLVGLPWAFPAWISGGENWPYVYPDRTAFYISSWIHGAKLYHHLDIDYVGIWNERSYNRKYIMKSQMK; encoded by the exons ATGGCGGCGCTGCTGTTTCTCTGCTCCACTGTGTGTCCGCGGGCGGGGGCCGCCATCTACCGGCTGGACGACAAGCCCGGCCTGGGCCCCGAGTTTGACGGCATCGGCGGCCTGAGCGGCGGCGGG GCAACTTCACGACTTCTTGTAAACTACCAAGAGCCTTATCGCAGCCAAATCTTGGACTATTTATTCAAG CCAAACTTCGGCGCATCTTTGCATATTTTGAAAGTGGAGATTGGTGGTGATGCCCAAACAACAG ATGGGACAGAGCCGTCACATATGCACTATGAAGATGATGAAAATTATTTCCGAGGATATGAGTGGTGGCTGATGAAAGAAGCAAAGAAAAGGAATCCTAATATTAAATTAGTTG GACTACCCTGGGCTTTCCCTGCTTGGATTAGTGGTGGAGAGAACTGGCCATATGTTTACCCAGACAGAACTGCCTTTTATATTTCTTCATGGATTCATGGCGCTAAATTGTATCATCATCTCGATATTGATTATGTTGGG ATTTGGAATGAGAGAAGTTATAACAGAAAATATATAATG AAATCACAGATGAAGTAG
- the LOC129699974 gene encoding galactocerebrosidase-like isoform X1 — protein MAALLFLCSTVCPRAGAAIYRLDDKPGLGPEFDGIGGLSGGGATSRLLVNYQEPYRSQILDYLFKPNFGASLHILKVEIGGDAQTTDGTEPSHMHYEDDENYFRGYEWWLMKEAKKRNPNIKLVGLPWAFPAWISGGENWPYVYPDRTAFYISSWIHGAKLYHHLDIDYVGIWNERSYNRKYIMVLRQSLDKVGLKNVGIIAADGKWGIANDLIVDPYLSDAVEIIG, from the exons ATGGCGGCGCTGCTGTTTCTCTGCTCCACTGTGTGTCCGCGGGCGGGGGCCGCCATCTACCGGCTGGACGACAAGCCCGGCCTGGGCCCCGAGTTTGACGGCATCGGCGGCCTGAGCGGCGGCGGG GCAACTTCACGACTTCTTGTAAACTACCAAGAGCCTTATCGCAGCCAAATCTTGGACTATTTATTCAAG CCAAACTTCGGCGCATCTTTGCATATTTTGAAAGTGGAGATTGGTGGTGATGCCCAAACAACAG ATGGGACAGAGCCGTCACATATGCACTATGAAGATGATGAAAATTATTTCCGAGGATATGAGTGGTGGCTGATGAAAGAAGCAAAGAAAAGGAATCCTAATATTAAATTAGTTG GACTACCCTGGGCTTTCCCTGCTTGGATTAGTGGTGGAGAGAACTGGCCATATGTTTACCCAGACAGAACTGCCTTTTATATTTCTTCATGGATTCATGGCGCTAAATTGTATCATCATCTCGATATTGATTATGTTGGG ATTTGGAATGAGAGAAGTTATAACAGAAAATATATAATG GTTCTGCGTCAATCACTGGATAAAGTTGGTTTAAAGAATGTTGGTATTATTGCTGCAGATGGAAAGTGGGGAATCGCAAATGATTTAATAGTTGATCCATACCTAAGTGACGCAGTTGAAATTATAGGGTAA